CCGGCCCAGGGAGGAGACGAAACATGAGCAGTCAGAAGACCATGACGCTGTGGGACCGTCCGGCCTTCAACCTTGACCGTTGGGTGCGCGACTTCTTCGGCCCCGCAGCCGCGGACGATTGGTTCAAGCCGCTGAACCCGCAGAGCACGGGGTTCCACCCGGCAGCCGAGGCCATCCGGGACGGCGACGACGCGGTGGTTCGCCTTGAACTACCGGGGGTCGACGTGGACAAGGATGTGACCGTCGTGGTCCGGGACGGCCGACTGATGATTCACGGCGAACGCCGCGATGAACACAGCTCCGAGGAGGACGGCCGGACCTTGCGCGAGGTGCGCTACGGCGCATTCCGCCGCTCGTTTGCGCTGCCCGAGCACGTCACCGGCGACGACGTCACCGCGTCGTACCACGCCGGCGTGCTGACCGTCCGGGTCCGCGGGGCGCACGAGCAGCGGGAGGTCCCCGGCGCGCAGCGCATCGCGATCGAAAGCAAATAACCGAACCGCCGGCCGCCGGATGGTGGCCGGCGCGAGGATGCCGTCAGGGTCGTGATCCACCACGGGTCACGACCCTGACGGCATTTTCGGGTCGTTTGCGCCCCGGTGAACCCGACTCAGCGCCAGCGGCCGAGGATCTCGTTGGCGCGGGTGGCGAGCGCAGCCTGGAAGAACGGCCCGAAGCTGATCCGCCCCACGCCCAACGGCCCGAACGACGCCGGGTCGTCCTGGTCGGGCATCCCGATGGCGTTGATCGGCAAGGGCAGTTCGGACGCCAGCCGCGCCAACGTGTCCGGGTCGTGGCGGCCGACCGGGTAGAGGCAGTCCGCGCCGGCCGCGGCGGCCTCCTTCAACCGGGCGATCGCGCGGTCGACGCGGTCGCCCTCGTCGCCGTCCTTGCGCAGGAACAGGTCGGTGCGGGCGTTGACCACCACGTGCACCCCCGCCTTGTCGGCGGCCTCGCGCAGCGCGCCGACCAACGCCGCGTGCTCGCCGGAGGACCGCAACCGCTTGCCCTCGCTGTGCACCGAGTCCTCGATGTTGAGCCCCACCGCACCGGCGCGCAGCAGGCCGCCGATCAGATCCTCGGCCGGCAGGCCGTAGCCCGACTCGACGTCGACCGAGATCGGGACGTCGACCTTCGCGGTGATCTGGGCGACGCGGGTCAGCAGGTCGTCGAATGCCATCCCTTCCCCGTCGGGCTTGCCCACCGAGTCGGCCACCGGGTGGCTGCCCACGGTCAACGCGCCGAACCCCGCCTCGACCGCCAGGTTCGCCGACCAGGCGTCCCACACGGTCGGCAGCACCACCGGGTCGCCGGGCTTGTGCAGGCCCAGCAACGTTTCGGCCCGCTGGGCCAGGACTTCGTTACTCATTCGTTCTCCTCCGATCAACGGCCGCGGACGTGATGTGAGTCACGCCCCGATCATGATGTGGCTAGCATCAGGTGTCGTAATGTGATCCATGACACCCTTCAGCCCAAGGAGGTCACTTGTCCAGTACCACCGAACTCGCCGAATTGCACGATCTCGTCTCCAACCTGCGCCGTTGCGTCACCTCGCTGCGGTCCCGGTTCGGCGAGAGCCCGGCGATGCGCAGGATCGTGCTCGACGCCGAACGCATCCTCGACGACGTCGAGTTGCTCAACACCGACGCCAACGACCTCGACCTGTCGCGCTGCACCCAGCAACACACCGGGGAGAAGATCCCGGTTCCGGACACGCAGTACGACACCGAATTCTGGCGCGATGTCGACGACGAAGGGGTCGGTGGTCACAGCCGTCGGTGAGCCGAGCCTGCTGACCCCACCGCAGTAGCAGTCAGTACCGGGGGGTGCGCACACCACGCA
This DNA window, taken from Mycolicibacterium sp. MU0050, encodes the following:
- a CDS encoding Hsp20/alpha crystallin family protein gives rise to the protein MSSQKTMTLWDRPAFNLDRWVRDFFGPAAADDWFKPLNPQSTGFHPAAEAIRDGDDAVVRLELPGVDVDKDVTVVVRDGRLMIHGERRDEHSSEEDGRTLREVRYGAFRRSFALPEHVTGDDVTASYHAGVLTVRVRGAHEQREVPGAQRIAIESK
- a CDS encoding isocitrate lyase/phosphoenolpyruvate mutase family protein, whose protein sequence is MSNEVLAQRAETLLGLHKPGDPVVLPTVWDAWSANLAVEAGFGALTVGSHPVADSVGKPDGEGMAFDDLLTRVAQITAKVDVPISVDVESGYGLPAEDLIGGLLRAGAVGLNIEDSVHSEGKRLRSSGEHAALVGALREAADKAGVHVVVNARTDLFLRKDGDEGDRVDRAIARLKEAAAAGADCLYPVGRHDPDTLARLASELPLPINAIGMPDQDDPASFGPLGVGRISFGPFFQAALATRANEILGRWR